CCAGCCTGAAAGGTTTCCAATTGATGAACTGCCCTTGCTTCTACTAAACCTAAATTTAAAAGGTGGCAGATAATGGGTGCCATACCGTGGTAACGCAGTCCACCGGCATGAACAGGTGGAGGAATGAATCCATGTCCTAAAGTGTACATTTTCAAAAGAGGAGTCATACCTGCTTCATCACCAAAGTCATAGCGATAGGGTCCTCTGGTCAGGGTAGGGCAACTGTTGGGCTCAACATTAATAATTCTCAATTCTGGATGTAAACCACTTATCTTATCTTTGATAAAGGGTAAAAACATTCCAGCAGAATTTGAACCACCGCCCACACAACCAATTATAATATCAGGATATTCATCAATCTTTTCTAACATTATCTTGGCTTCCTGGCCAATAACTGTCTGGTGGAGCAATACATGATTAAGAACACTACCCAGAGAATAATGAGTATCATCTCTATTTACCGCTTCTTCTACTGCTTCGCTAATAGCTAAACCTAAGCTACCCGGACAATCTGGTTCTCTGGCTAAAACATTCTGACCAGCTTTAGTCTGTTCAGAAGGGCTGGGAATACAATCAGCACCCCATACCTGCATCATTACCCTGCGATAAGGTTTTTGCTCATAACTTATTCTCACCATATAGACCTTTATTTCAATGTCAAAACAGGCTCCGGCAAAAGCCAGAGCACTCCCCCATTGTCCCGCCCCGGTTTCAGTAGTAATACGGTTGATCCCTTCTTTTTTATTATAATAAGCCTGGGCTACAGCTGTATTAGGTTTATGACTTCCCGGAGGACTACTTCCTTCATATTTATAGTATATTTTAGCTGGTGTTTTTAAAGTCTTTTCCAGCTGTCTGGCTCTGAAGAGAGTAGTTGGTCTCCACAAACGATATATCATCCTAACTTCTTCTGGAATTTCAATATATGTTTCTGTACTCATTTCCTGCTTAATAAGTTCTACAGGAAATAATGGAGCTAAATCTTCCGGTTTGATAGGCTTTTTTGTTCCCGGATGTAATACTAATGGTAATGGCTCAGGTAAATCAGGTAAAATATTATACCAATATTGAGGCATCTCTTTTTCATCTAATATATACTTATTTCGTTCCATAATACATTCCTTTCCTTTATACTTATTTTTATACTTATATGATAAATTTCTATTGTTATTATCTATTAATAATTTTGTCACATCCCCCTTAAGGGGGACCAACCTCTCATCAATATTCCCATAAACATAATAGTCATTATCCATTACCTCCTTTCCTAGTTCTTTCCATGGTCCTTAGCAATCAATCTATTTCAGTAAAAAACTCTATTAAATAGCAGTGTTTTAGTAATACTCTAAAAGAAGTGGCGTTTTTTAATTGCCGCTTTTATATTCTCAATTTTTGCTTTTTCTCTTATCTATCTTTTCAGCAAATTTTTAACAGCAATATAGCCTCTTTCTTCGTACTTAAAGTACGAATATACTAAACTGGTATCTCTTAATCTTTCTGGTTTAAAAAAAAGACTTTTCATCCCCTTGCTACACTTAAGGGACGAAAAGTCTTTCGTGGTGCCACCCTTTTTAAACCGTTTTATTCTCAGCTAAAGAAAATAAAACGTTCTCTCTTTCAGGTTCGGTTAAGTTGGAACAAATAAAAAACCCTTCGTCAAGAGACGAAAGGTCAACTTTTTCGTGGTGCCACCCTCGTTGAAACAGAATGCTTAATAATACTTATCTGTTCCCGCTTAATAAAGTACAGGTATATCACTATACCGATACCATTTCCCGTTCACGGAGGAAAACCGTCGGTACCTACTCAGGAAATTGCCTTTTCAAACCGAAACTTATGGGTCCATTTGGTACAATTCCGGAACCGCCTCTCATCCTACACGGCTTTCTGTCTCCTGGTTAATATGTACTTATTTCCCCACGCTTAGTTGGTGTAATATTTTTCTTATTTTACCACCATTGTCAAGAATTACCTGACAGTATTTTTATTCTATATTAAAATGTTATGATATAATATTTAAAATGATAATGCACTGTTATAAAACCCTCAATAATAATCCTTTTCTTATGTAATATTAAATCTTTTATAGCAACTGATTATCATGAATTTTTTAAATCGGATCATGGGTGTTAAAACATTGAATGGCATAGCAGGCAAAAATAGATTAATATATATTTTTAGTGTTCTTCTATTGATTATAGCGATGGGTTTATTAATATCATATTTTTATATTAATAGTGAAAATTTCCGCATGAATGTAAAGTCTATTATCACAACACAATTAGAAGGTATGCTGGGGAAAAAGATAGAAATTGGATCTGTAGATACAATTTCTTTTCAATCAATACAATTATCTCATCTGGTAATATTTGAAAATAATCAGGATAAAGCAAATATTTTGTTTCAAACAGAAAAGTTAGAAGCTAGATATTCTCTTTTTTTCCCATTCTTTAAATGGAAAGGATGGCAGCTGAATATTAAAGAAATTACTTTCTTTAATGCTTATATAGAATTAACCAGAGAGATTACCGGGGAATTTGACCTGGTAAAAAAACTCAATTTAGATCCTGAATATTTACAGGAAAAAATAATTATTCAACAGATTAATTTTCAAAATAGTTACTTAGTTTATCAAGATGAATTAGTATTCCATTATAATCAAGATGCTCTTATCACTAAAGCAAAAGATATTCAGGGATATTTTGATTTAACTCACTTACCAAAAGTAGAATTTGATTTTGAGGGTATTCAAGATTCAGATCAAGCTTTCTTATCCTTAAGTGGATTATTTTTTATAAATAAAAAAGAATATTCTTTGGATTTCAATTTACAAAATGCAGATATCACCCATTTTCAGTATTATCTTGAAGCTGCTGAACAGTTCAATACTACACAGGGAAAATTTGATTTAGTACTCAATTTAAGCTTTTCTCCGGAATGGGAGACCAATGAAAGCTTCTGGCAAGGTAAAGCGACCTTTTATCATGCAAGCGCTAAGCCACTCTTCCTAAACCAAATACCTTTCCAGCAAATTAATGGTGAGGTCGTTTTTGCTAAACCAGAAATCACAATCTCAGGACTTAGTGGCCTTTACCGCGATAGTGTAGTTCAGTTAGAGGGAGAGATCTTAACTGAACCAGAAATATATTTTGACCTGAACATAGAAGGGGAGCAAATAAATACTTCTCTCCTCAGAGATGATATATCACTTTTTGTTGGTGAATGTAATGACTTTGCCCTGCAAGGTGAAGTTAATTTAACCGGAAATATAAACGGCCTGCCTGATGGTTTTTATATCAATGGTGCGGTAAATGCCTCTGAAATAATTATTGAAAAGATACTTTTCCCCAACATTTCAGGTAATTTTTCTTTAAACAGTGAGAGATTAATTATAAATGCCCTGGAGTCCTGTGATTCAAATTCCTCGATTTCAATTGATGGCCACCTGAATTGGTCTGATGAGATACCTTCTTACCAGTTTGCCATAAAGACTTTAAATCTATCCCTGCGGCATTCTCTATTTCAACAATTTCCATTCCTAGCAGAATTCTCAGGTAATATTGATAGTTCTTTGCAAATGGATAGCCAAAAACAGGATAATTCTGTATCTAACCTTACGGGTGACTTCACAATTAATAATATGGGGATGGGGAATTTTTCCTTGCCTGGCTCTTTAAGAGGCAGCATCAAATCAACTATGAATCTTTCTGATAAGTTGTTATCTATCGAGCAATGTGAGCTAGAATCTAGTGAGAGCAATGGTTCTCTCAAAGGAGAATTGCGATTTGAGGAGCTTATTAATTTTATATTGGATTTTGAATACCAAATACCTGACTTAGCAATTTATAGCAATTTTTTCGAACCAGAGGCGAAAATAGCAGGAAGTTTAACCTTTCAAGGTCAGGGAAAGGGAAGTATCCAGCAACCTGAAATAGATATTGAATTACAATGGTCAGAATTCTCTATCCAGAATACTCAGGTGGGAGAACTAACTGGAAAACTGGCTTATCAAAAGGATGTTTTATCGGTTGAATCGTTTAGTTTAACTAACCGGGAATTACAATTGTCCGGAGAGGGGAAAATTATTACCACACAAACAGATAAACCAGAAATTATTCTTTCTTACCAGCTCCACCCTCTGGTTATCAAGCCATTACTGGAAAGAGTGAAATATGCTATTCCTTTATCCGGCCAGACAGAAGGCAGTGGATACATCCAGGGTACCTGGCCTGAGTTAAAAATCAGTGGGAATCTACAATTAGAACAGATAGCCTACCAGGATTATCAGCTAGGACAGGGTAAAGTAGATTTCTATTTACAACCAGAGCAGATAGCTCCATCTGAAAGCCAGGAGGAAAATTCAGATAATTTTTTTGGCAGAATCAGCAATAATTATGCTCTTACTTTAGAAAACCTTGAATTGCAAAATGAAATGATTCAATTAAGCGCCAAAAGTCAGGCTACCATGGGAGAAAAACATACCTTTGCTCTGGAAATTGGATTTTCACACCAGGCATTTAACGAGATGATTGAGTATTTCTATCCAGCAGAAGAAAATATAAAAAGATTCTTACCTTCCAGAATAACCGGAGAAGCAACCTGTACAGGAAATAATGATGCGCAACAAATTTTGTTATCTTTCCTGCTCATACCTCAACAACAGGAAAACAATCCACCTTCCAGGTTAGAAGCAATGCTTACTGTGGATAAAGATGGTCTGAATATTTCCAATTTTCAGTTAATTCAGTCCGAAGGATTGCTTAAGGCAGAGGGAAAAATTGCCTCTAATGGGAGCTTGGATATCGGTTTTCAAGCTACACAGTTAGATATATCAACTGTAATGAGCCTAGTGCAGATAGATGAAGAAATAAAAGGTATTATGGACATTAAAGGTTTATGCACAGGGTCATTAGAGCAGCCCAATATATCAGTAACTACCCAAATCAAACAAGGCTATTTCCGAGAATTTAACTTCCAGAACCTACAGAGTGAGTTAAGGTGGAATAGCTTAACGAATCTATTAGAGATTAAGGAATTAACCATCGCCCTGGAGAAAGAATATCAGATAACTGCTCGAGGAACCATTCCTGTGGGAAGTTTGACTTATGCCAAGGGAGGAGAACTAGATTTACCTCCATCTTACCTGGATATTCCACTCGATTTTAAAATTAATATGGAGAAGGCTGATCTAAATTTATTAAAGGTATTCTGGCAAGATACTTTCTCGGAAATCACAGGAACAACGGACCTGAAACTTTCTTTAACTGGCACAGCTGACCATCCGATAGTAAATGGAACAATTAACATTTATCAGGGCATAATTCATCTTACCGAATTACCCGTTCAAATTGGAGAAATAAATAATACAGTAAAAATAATAAATAATAAAGTTATCATCCCATCCCTTCCTGTAATTGCTTATGAAAATCAATTTCACCTCTCAGGAGAATTGGAACTGATTCGTTTTTTTCCTGATAATATATCCTTTATCATAAAAAATGAGAACAAGAAAATCACCTATCAGGATATTTTAGAAAGTGAAGTCGACTTAGAGTTAATAATAAGCAATTCTATATTCTCTCCACATATAAGTGGCCAGGTATTTCTTACTAAAGGAGTATTGGCTGTTAAAGATTTATTGCAGATAGAAGAAGGTATGGATTTTTCATTTGCGTCCTCTGCACCCGGATACGATTCATTAGAACAGCTGGAAGTAAATATTGAATTAATTGATCCTTTTAAATTGCAAATGAACGATGCTGAAATTGACATAGGTGGTAAAATCAGCTTAAATGGCTCATTGGCAGATCCGACTCTCCAGGGAACCTTAACTTTAAAAAAAGGTTCTTTTATGTATTTTGATAAAAGATTTTCCATCTTAGATGGGCTGGTCACCATTAACGGCATAAATCCAACTGATATCGATCTAAATGCCAAAGCGCATACCACAGTTCAGGGTGTACAAATTAATATTAATGTTATAGGTAATCTTTCTAATCCACAGGTTCTGCTTTCCTCACAACCTGCTTTAAAAGAGACTGAGATTCTATCTTTACTAGCCTTTAATCGTAATATACAAGGTCTTTCTGAAGGGGAAATCGATCAGCTTCTCTCCCAGGAAATGGTTAATATTCTTTTTCAAAGTTTACAGATAAATCTATTTAGAAGAATGGAACGTGAACTTGCTGAAGGTTTGGGTCTTGAGTTTATCAGAATTTCTTTTAATTCTGAGGAAAATACTGATTCGCATTTCTTTTTAGAAGACCTGCACCTGGCTGATCTCACCTTAGAAGTAGGGAAAAATATTGGCGATGATTTATTCATTACTTATTCTACTCCTCTCGATTTTCATGGAGAAACAAGCCTTAGCTTGGATTATCAGCTCTCTTCTGATTTCACCTTTAGTACCCAATTGGAAACATATTCTTTAAAACAAGAAGATTATAAAATTAAATTTGGATTAGAAATTAGATTTTAATTTCTTAGCAGTACTTTTTAGTAAGGAATTTATTATGTATGACATTAAGCATGCGCTTGGACTTAATAAATTATTTAAGGATTTCAACAATAAGGAACTTATTAACTTTCTGATCAATGCTCAATATCAGATTAAGGATTATTCTGCAGGTCAAGTCATTGCTCTTGAAGGAGATACATTGACAAAAATTGGTTTGATCCTTGGTGGTAACACAGAAATCCAAAAAAGCCTTTCTTCTGGAAAAAAGATAATAATAAACCAGCTTACCACTGGTGATGTTTTTGGAGAAATAATTATTTTCTCAAATAAAAAAACATTCCCCTCTATGATAGTAGCAGTTCATAATACCAAAATTATGCTTTTTGATAAAATCAATATTATGAAGATATGTTTTCAAAATGAAAAATTTCTCAGGAATTTATTACAATTGTTATCGGAAAAAATCTTAATACTGGATTATCGTTTACGATTTCTAACAGGAGAAACCATTCGTCAGAAAATATGTCTTTACCTTTTAGAACAATATCAAGAACAAAAAAATTATGCATTCATTTAACTGATACCAGGGAAACATTGGCAGAACAATTTGGTGTTACTCGCCCTTCCCTATCAAGAGAATTACATAGAATGAAAAATGAAGGCCTAATTAATTTGTACAAGAACATTATTACTACCAACAATCTTTCTCTTATTGAACAAAATCTTTAATTTCTAAATCCTATTACTTATCAGGGAAAGTCAGTTATTAGATACTATTATCTTTTCTTTTATTCCTCTTTAAAATATAAGGATATAGAAACATAAATACACCAGTAATAGCTAAACCAAGCATGAAGACTCTTTGCCAGCGAAAAAAGAAATTATTTATTGGCATATTTCTGGTAAATACTATTACCATTAACGTTAAGACAACAAAAGGAATGGTAAGGTAGCGATGTATCTTCCGGCACAAAGTTGATAATTTTCTCATACTCTGACCTCTTATAAATTTGCCATAAAAGAATCATCCGGTAACTGGAAAAACTTAACTCAGTTACTGGACCTCATTTCTTAATATCCATTTTAGCTGGCTTTAATCGAGGAACATTTTTATATCCTCATCTACATTAGTAATGCCACCAATTTTAAACTTTTCTACCAATACATTAGCTACATTTGGCGATAAAAAAGCCGGTAAGGTAGGACCTAAATGAATGTTTTTCACTCCCAGATAAAGCAAAGCCAATAATACTATTACCGCTTTTTGTTCATACCAGGCAATATTGTAAGAAATAGGAAGCTGGTTAACATCATCTAATCCCAATATTTCTTTTAATTTTAAGGCAATTACTGCCAGGGAGTAGGAATCATTGCATTGCCCGGCATCTAATACTCTGGGTATGCCACCAATGTTACCTAAATCAAGCTTGTTATATCTATACTTTGCACAACCGGCAGTAAGAATAACTGTTTCTTGGGGCAATTTTTGAGCAAATTCTGTGTAGTAATTTCGGCTCTTCATTCTGCCATCACACCCGGCCATCACAAAAAATCTTTTAATTGCACCACTCTTGACAGCGTCAATAACTTTATCTGCCAGCTCAATAACCTGATTATGGGCAAATCCACCTATAATCTCTCCTTTTTCTATCTCTACAGGAGGAGAGCATTTTTTCGCCATTGCAATGATTTGTGAAAAATATTTTGACTGTCCTTTTTTCCTATCAGGAATATGAATCATTCCCGGATAACCAACTGTTCCAGTAGTAAATACCCGGTCTTTATAGCTGTCTCTTGGCGGGATAATACAGTTAGTTGTCATCAGTATCGGACCGTTAAATTTTTCAAATTCTTCGTTTTGTTTCCACCAGGAATTACCATAATTTCCTACAAAGTGTGCATATTTCTTAAATGCCGGATAATAATTTGCTGGCAACATTTCACCATGAGTATATATGTCAACTCCTGTATTCCTGGTCTGTTCAAGCAGTTCTTCCATGTCTTTAAGATCATGCCCGCTGATTAAGATGCCTGGATTATTTCGGACTCCTATATTAACCTTGCTAACTTCCGGATGGCCATAAGTTTCTGTATTAGCTTTATCCAATAAAGACATAGCCTCAACACCAAATTTACCGCACTCCATCACCCAACTTACTAACTCATCTATAGAAAGTGACTCATCTATAGTAGCAACTAATCCTTTTTGAATGAAATCATAAATTTCTTCATTTTCATAGCCTAGATTAAATGCATGTTCAGTATAGGCAGCCATTCCTTTAATACCATAAGTTAAAAGCTCCCTCAATGAGCGCTTGTCTTCATCATCAGTTGCCAGAAGTCCAACTTCAGAGGCATTAGCCTTCTCTTCAAAGTCAGAAGATTCATCTGCTTTCCAGGTTGCACAATCCGGCAGGTCCTGTATAGGCTCACCTCCAGCATTAAGGTATTGTTCTTTAATCTCTTCTCTAAC
The genomic region above belongs to Atribacterota bacterium and contains:
- a CDS encoding TrpB-like pyridoxal phosphate-dependent enzyme, with product MERNKYILDEKEMPQYWYNILPDLPEPLPLVLHPGTKKPIKPEDLAPLFPVELIKQEMSTETYIEIPEEVRMIYRLWRPTTLFRARQLEKTLKTPAKIYYKYEGSSPPGSHKPNTAVAQAYYNKKEGINRITTETGAGQWGSALAFAGACFDIEIKVYMVRISYEQKPYRRVMMQVWGADCIPSPSEQTKAGQNVLAREPDCPGSLGLAISEAVEEAVNRDDTHYSLGSVLNHVLLHQTVIGQEAKIMLEKIDEYPDIIIGCVGGGSNSAGMFLPFIKDKISGLHPELRIINVEPNSCPTLTRGPYRYDFGDEAGMTPLLKMYTLGHGFIPPPVHAGGLRYHGMAPIICHLLNLGLVEARAVHQLETFQAGVDFARSEGIVSAPESNHAIRVAIEEAIKCRETGEAKTILLALSGHGHVDMAAYQAYFDGKLKDYKYPQDKIEKALHDLPVV
- a CDS encoding translocation/assembly module TamB domain-containing protein — encoded protein: MNFLNRIMGVKTLNGIAGKNRLIYIFSVLLLIIAMGLLISYFYINSENFRMNVKSIITTQLEGMLGKKIEIGSVDTISFQSIQLSHLVIFENNQDKANILFQTEKLEARYSLFFPFFKWKGWQLNIKEITFFNAYIELTREITGEFDLVKKLNLDPEYLQEKIIIQQINFQNSYLVYQDELVFHYNQDALITKAKDIQGYFDLTHLPKVEFDFEGIQDSDQAFLSLSGLFFINKKEYSLDFNLQNADITHFQYYLEAAEQFNTTQGKFDLVLNLSFSPEWETNESFWQGKATFYHASAKPLFLNQIPFQQINGEVVFAKPEITISGLSGLYRDSVVQLEGEILTEPEIYFDLNIEGEQINTSLLRDDISLFVGECNDFALQGEVNLTGNINGLPDGFYINGAVNASEIIIEKILFPNISGNFSLNSERLIINALESCDSNSSISIDGHLNWSDEIPSYQFAIKTLNLSLRHSLFQQFPFLAEFSGNIDSSLQMDSQKQDNSVSNLTGDFTINNMGMGNFSLPGSLRGSIKSTMNLSDKLLSIEQCELESSESNGSLKGELRFEELINFILDFEYQIPDLAIYSNFFEPEAKIAGSLTFQGQGKGSIQQPEIDIELQWSEFSIQNTQVGELTGKLAYQKDVLSVESFSLTNRELQLSGEGKIITTQTDKPEIILSYQLHPLVIKPLLERVKYAIPLSGQTEGSGYIQGTWPELKISGNLQLEQIAYQDYQLGQGKVDFYLQPEQIAPSESQEENSDNFFGRISNNYALTLENLELQNEMIQLSAKSQATMGEKHTFALEIGFSHQAFNEMIEYFYPAEENIKRFLPSRITGEATCTGNNDAQQILLSFLLIPQQQENNPPSRLEAMLTVDKDGLNISNFQLIQSEGLLKAEGKIASNGSLDIGFQATQLDISTVMSLVQIDEEIKGIMDIKGLCTGSLEQPNISVTTQIKQGYFREFNFQNLQSELRWNSLTNLLEIKELTIALEKEYQITARGTIPVGSLTYAKGGELDLPPSYLDIPLDFKINMEKADLNLLKVFWQDTFSEITGTTDLKLSLTGTADHPIVNGTINIYQGIIHLTELPVQIGEINNTVKIINNKVIIPSLPVIAYENQFHLSGELELIRFFPDNISFIIKNENKKITYQDILESEVDLELIISNSIFSPHISGQVFLTKGVLAVKDLLQIEEGMDFSFASSAPGYDSLEQLEVNIELIDPFKLQMNDAEIDIGGKISLNGSLADPTLQGTLTLKKGSFMYFDKRFSILDGLVTINGINPTDIDLNAKAHTTVQGVQININVIGNLSNPQVLLSSQPALKETEILSLLAFNRNIQGLSEGEIDQLLSQEMVNILFQSLQINLFRRMERELAEGLGLEFIRISFNSEENTDSHFFLEDLHLADLTLEVGKNIGDDLFITYSTPLDFHGETSLSLDYQLSSDFTFSTQLETYSLKQEDYKIKFGLEIRF
- a CDS encoding Crp/Fnr family transcriptional regulator, coding for MYDIKHALGLNKLFKDFNNKELINFLINAQYQIKDYSAGQVIALEGDTLTKIGLILGGNTEIQKSLSSGKKIIINQLTTGDVFGEIIIFSNKKTFPSMIVAVHNTKIMLFDKINIMKICFQNEKFLRNLLQLLSEKILILDYRLRFLTGETIRQKICLYLLEQYQEQKNYAFI
- the hcp gene encoding hydroxylamine reductase, which codes for MSMFCFQCQETAKGTGCTRKGVCGKEADVANMQDLLIYVCKGISVYSIKARGLGIENSIVNKFIIDSLFMTITNANFDKVDFLKKVKESFDVREEIKEQYLNAGGEPIQDLPDCATWKADESSDFEEKANASEVGLLATDDEDKRSLRELLTYGIKGMAAYTEHAFNLGYENEEIYDFIQKGLVATIDESLSIDELVSWVMECGKFGVEAMSLLDKANTETYGHPEVSKVNIGVRNNPGILISGHDLKDMEELLEQTRNTGVDIYTHGEMLPANYYPAFKKYAHFVGNYGNSWWKQNEEFEKFNGPILMTTNCIIPPRDSYKDRVFTTGTVGYPGMIHIPDRKKGQSKYFSQIIAMAKKCSPPVEIEKGEIIGGFAHNQVIELADKVIDAVKSGAIKRFFVMAGCDGRMKSRNYYTEFAQKLPQETVILTAGCAKYRYNKLDLGNIGGIPRVLDAGQCNDSYSLAVIALKLKEILGLDDVNQLPISYNIAWYEQKAVIVLLALLYLGVKNIHLGPTLPAFLSPNVANVLVEKFKIGGITNVDEDIKMFLD